Proteins encoded by one window of Micromonospora coxensis:
- a CDS encoding AMP-dependent synthetase/ligase yields the protein MQDVAAASAPVGAVTPGLAEQVWVNAREDPGAVQFVRPTPVSRAWPARRPASGALPVTCEQFRDDVLILARGFLAAGVGHGDRVALLSRTRYEWTLVDYALWAIGAVTVPIYDTASPEQVGWILADSGAVGCVVEQPGQARTVDDLRSGLPGLREVWQIDAGDLIALAGRGRTVDDAQVDARRTRVSGGDVATIVYTSGTTGRPKGCVLTHRNIHCDVTAAVGVLPQILHPGASTVLFLPLAHAFARLIQVGAVQTRATVVHSGDMSGVLQQLRTHRPTFILAVPRVFEKMYNRTRDTAIDTRRGPLFALAESVAVRYSRALDGPGRPGVPIRLARAVCDLLAYRKIREALGGRCRWAIVGGAPLAEHLAHFFRGAGITVLEGYGLTETSPALTANLPTAQRIGTVGRALPGVQIRIADDGEILARGDVVFPGYWNDPEATGQAFTVDGWFHTGDLGSWDDGGWLRITGRKKEIIVTAAGKNVVPAPIEEAVRAHPLVSQCLVVGDGRPYPAALVTIDAQAWARWRVAHHRPDASVADLRDSPQLRDEVQVAIDHANRAVSTAEQIKTFRILPGDFTEQAGELTPTLKIRRAVVAARYAADIDALYRGH from the coding sequence ATGCAGGACGTGGCAGCGGCATCCGCACCCGTCGGCGCCGTGACACCCGGATTGGCCGAGCAGGTGTGGGTCAACGCCCGGGAGGACCCGGGGGCGGTGCAGTTCGTCCGCCCGACGCCGGTGTCCCGGGCGTGGCCCGCGCGACGGCCGGCCAGCGGCGCGCTGCCGGTGACCTGCGAGCAGTTCCGCGACGACGTCCTGATCCTGGCCCGGGGGTTCCTCGCCGCCGGAGTGGGCCACGGCGACCGGGTCGCCCTGCTCAGCCGTACCCGCTACGAGTGGACGCTCGTCGACTACGCCCTCTGGGCGATCGGCGCGGTGACCGTGCCGATCTACGACACGGCCAGCCCCGAGCAGGTCGGCTGGATCCTGGCGGACTCCGGCGCGGTGGGCTGCGTGGTCGAGCAACCGGGCCAGGCCCGGACCGTGGACGACCTGCGCTCGGGCCTGCCGGGGCTGCGCGAGGTCTGGCAGATCGACGCCGGTGACCTGATCGCCCTCGCCGGGCGGGGTCGTACCGTCGACGACGCGCAGGTCGACGCCCGCCGCACGCGCGTCAGCGGCGGCGACGTGGCGACGATCGTCTACACCAGCGGCACCACCGGACGGCCCAAGGGATGCGTGCTGACCCATCGCAACATCCACTGCGACGTCACCGCGGCGGTCGGCGTCCTGCCGCAGATCCTGCACCCGGGGGCGTCGACGGTGCTGTTCCTGCCGCTGGCGCACGCGTTCGCCCGGCTGATCCAGGTGGGCGCGGTGCAGACCCGCGCCACCGTGGTGCACAGCGGCGACATGAGTGGCGTCCTGCAGCAGCTGCGCACCCACCGGCCGACGTTCATCCTGGCGGTGCCACGGGTGTTCGAGAAGATGTACAACCGGACGCGGGACACCGCCATCGACACGCGCCGCGGCCCGTTGTTCGCCCTGGCCGAGTCGGTGGCGGTGCGCTACAGCCGTGCCCTCGACGGCCCCGGCCGCCCCGGCGTGCCGATCCGGCTCGCCCGCGCCGTGTGCGACCTGCTGGCGTACCGCAAGATCCGGGAGGCGTTGGGCGGACGCTGCCGGTGGGCGATCGTCGGCGGCGCGCCGCTGGCCGAACACCTGGCGCACTTCTTCCGGGGCGCCGGGATCACCGTCCTGGAGGGATACGGGCTGACGGAGACGTCACCGGCGTTGACCGCGAACCTGCCCACGGCCCAGCGGATCGGCACGGTGGGGCGTGCCCTGCCCGGGGTGCAGATCCGCATCGCCGACGACGGGGAGATCCTGGCCCGGGGCGACGTCGTCTTCCCCGGCTACTGGAACGACCCGGAGGCCACCGGCCAGGCGTTCACCGTCGACGGCTGGTTCCACACCGGTGACCTGGGCAGCTGGGACGACGGTGGCTGGCTGCGCATCACCGGCCGCAAGAAGGAGATCATCGTGACCGCGGCGGGCAAGAACGTCGTCCCCGCCCCGATCGAGGAGGCCGTCCGCGCCCATCCGCTGGTCAGCCAGTGCCTGGTGGTCGGCGACGGCCGCCCCTACCCGGCCGCGCTGGTCACCATCGACGCGCAGGCGTGGGCACGCTGGCGGGTCGCGCACCACCGGCCCGACGCCTCGGTGGCCGACCTGCGCGACAGCCCGCAGTTGCGCGACGAGGTGCAGGTCGCGATCGACCACGCCAACCGGGCGGTGTCCACGGCGGAGCAGATCAAGACGTTCCGCATCCTGCCCGGGGACTTCACCGAGCAGGCCGGGGAGCTGACTCCCACCCTGAAGATCCGGCGTGCCGTCGTCGCCGCCCGCTACGCCGCCGACATCGACGCCCTCTACCGCGGCCACTGA
- a CDS encoding golvesin C-terminal-like domain-containing protein: MATIPWLVDVLRGAGVQVVVEGDWLNRMRPGSFDPIGVLWHHTAATSSATNPHPALNICINGRSDLPGPLCQALVDYHGVFHVISAGRCNHAGTSGGSGPIPAGDGNTLMIGWEIDYNGVNQEMTTAQYNASIAATAAVLTRLGKDASYARGHRETSTSGKIDPSFIDLNVMRADVAAKMSGGGTAWSAVVDNATAGRFTASGSWGVSSFSGQRYGADYRYADPVAASDAAWYKFNVPATANYRVDAWWPANSGYNSATPYIVATTTGNRTVYADQRVNGGQWRSLGTFTLPAGDANRVAVSRWSSGSGLIIADAVRLTRV; this comes from the coding sequence ATGGCCACCATCCCCTGGCTGGTCGACGTGCTGCGCGGCGCGGGCGTACAGGTCGTGGTGGAGGGTGACTGGCTCAACCGGATGCGCCCCGGCTCGTTCGACCCGATCGGCGTGCTGTGGCACCACACCGCGGCCACCTCCAGCGCCACCAACCCGCACCCGGCGTTGAACATCTGCATCAACGGCCGCTCGGACCTGCCCGGTCCGCTCTGCCAGGCCCTGGTCGACTACCACGGCGTCTTCCACGTCATCTCCGCCGGACGGTGCAACCACGCCGGAACCAGCGGCGGCAGCGGCCCGATCCCGGCCGGCGACGGCAACACCCTCATGATCGGGTGGGAGATCGACTACAACGGCGTCAACCAGGAGATGACCACCGCCCAGTACAACGCCTCGATCGCCGCCACCGCCGCCGTGCTCACCCGCCTCGGCAAGGACGCCAGCTACGCCCGGGGACACCGGGAGACGAGCACCAGCGGCAAGATCGACCCGTCCTTCATCGACCTCAACGTGATGCGCGCCGACGTGGCCGCGAAGATGTCCGGCGGCGGCACCGCCTGGAGCGCCGTGGTCGACAACGCCACCGCCGGCCGGTTCACCGCCAGCGGCAGCTGGGGCGTCTCGTCGTTCTCCGGCCAGCGCTACGGCGCCGACTACCGCTACGCCGACCCGGTCGCGGCCAGCGACGCCGCCTGGTACAAGTTCAACGTCCCGGCCACCGCCAACTACCGGGTCGACGCCTGGTGGCCGGCGAACTCCGGCTACAACAGCGCCACCCCGTACATCGTGGCCACCACCACCGGCAACCGCACCGTCTACGCCGACCAGCGGGTCAACGGCGGGCAGTGGCGCAGCCTCGGCACGTTCACCCTGCCGGCGGGGGACGCCAACCGGGTGGCGGTGAGCCGGTGGAGTTCCGGCAGCGGGCTGATCATCGCCGACGCCGTCCGCCTCACCCGGGTCTGA
- a CDS encoding MmcQ/YjbR family DNA-binding protein, translating into MTDPGDVAPDILDRLRPICRDLPESSEEPAWVGVRWRIRRRTFAHVLTVGPDHQMARAAATDEPVCVLTLRAPADEVHALVAGGAPFYRPGWRDDVLGLVLDDTTDWDEVAELLTESYRRMAPRRLAARVALADG; encoded by the coding sequence ATGACCGATCCCGGGGACGTGGCCCCCGACATCCTCGACCGGCTGCGGCCGATCTGCCGCGACCTGCCGGAATCCTCCGAGGAGCCGGCGTGGGTGGGCGTGCGCTGGCGCATCCGCCGACGCACCTTCGCCCACGTGCTCACCGTCGGCCCCGACCACCAGATGGCCCGCGCGGCCGCGACCGACGAGCCGGTCTGTGTCCTGACGCTGCGCGCGCCGGCCGACGAGGTGCACGCGCTCGTCGCCGGCGGCGCGCCGTTCTACCGGCCGGGTTGGCGCGACGACGTGCTGGGCCTGGTCCTCGACGACACGACCGACTGGGACGAGGTCGCCGAACTGCTGACCGAGAGCTACCGGCGGATGGCGCCCCGGCGGCTGGCGGCTCGGGTCGCCCTCGCCGACGGGTGA
- a CDS encoding potassium channel family protein, producing the protein MQPFIQTTDETRPVDRAARWERLTALPLTILSILFLAVYAAPILRPDLPAAWRLACEVTTVVVWLLFWVDLLARLKLSTHRRRFLRDHLFDLTVLVLPVLRPLRALRLVTAVLTISRRTETWARGRLAVYVGTTTLLLVLVSALAVLDAERASADANISSFDDALWWSAVTITTVGYGDHYPVTAAGRFVALALMIGGIGLIGFVTGSLATWIVERVSDAGRPAPATVEDIAVLRAEIAALREQLGPGPTGTGQEPDRQSRPAVSSP; encoded by the coding sequence ATGCAGCCCTTCATCCAGACCACCGACGAGACTCGGCCCGTCGACCGGGCGGCGAGGTGGGAACGCCTGACCGCGCTCCCCCTGACGATCCTGTCGATCCTCTTCCTGGCCGTCTACGCGGCGCCGATCCTCCGTCCCGACCTGCCCGCCGCGTGGCGACTCGCCTGCGAGGTGACGACGGTCGTCGTCTGGCTGCTGTTCTGGGTCGACCTCCTGGCGCGCCTGAAGCTGAGCACCCACCGACGACGCTTCCTCCGCGACCATCTGTTCGACCTCACCGTGCTGGTGCTGCCCGTCCTCCGGCCGCTGCGCGCCCTGCGACTGGTCACCGCCGTGCTGACCATCAGCCGCAGGACGGAGACCTGGGCCCGCGGCCGGCTCGCCGTCTACGTGGGCACCACCACCCTGCTGCTGGTGCTGGTGTCCGCGCTGGCCGTGCTCGACGCCGAGCGGGCCTCCGCCGACGCCAACATCTCCTCCTTCGACGACGCGCTCTGGTGGTCGGCGGTGACCATCACCACGGTCGGCTACGGGGACCACTACCCGGTCACGGCCGCCGGCCGGTTCGTCGCCCTGGCACTGATGATCGGCGGTATCGGACTGATCGGTTTCGTCACCGGCTCGCTGGCGACGTGGATCGTGGAACGGGTCTCCGACGCGGGACGCCCGGCCCCGGCGACGGTCGAGGACATCGCGGTCCTCCGCGCGGAGATCGCCGCCCTGCGTGAGCAGCTCGGCCCCGGGCCGACGGGGACCGGCCAGGAGCCGGACCGGCAGAGCCGTCCGGCCGTCTCCTCCCCCTGA